The segment CGGCGAGGAGGTCGAGATCGGCTCCCGCGGCGCCAAGCCGCTCACCCGGTACTTCCCGGAGCTCGTCGAGGCGCTGCCGCGTATCCTGCCCGGGCCTTGCCTGCTCGACGGCGAGATCGTCGTCGCCACGGGCCGCTCCGGCGCCCAGCGGCTCGACTGGGAAGCGCTGAGCCAGCGCATCCACCCCGCCGAATCCCGCGTGCAGAAGCTCGCCGTGGAGACGCCGGCGATGTTCATCGCGTTCGATCTGCTGGCCCTGGGCGACGAGGATCTGCGCACTCGCCCCTTCGGCAAGCGTCGCGCCCGGCTCGAAGATCTGCTCGAAGACGTCGAGCCCCCGGTGCACCTGACCCGGGCGACCGACGATCCCTCCCTCGCCGCCCGCTGGCTCGCCGAGTTCGAGGGCGCGGGCCTCGACGGAGTCGTCGCCAAGCCCCTCGCGGATGCGTACGCCCCGGGCAAGCGCGCGCTGTTCAAGATCAAGCACGCCCGCACCGCCGATGTCGTCGCGCTCGGCTACCGGGTGCACAAGAGCGGCTCCGGCGTCGGCTCTCTCCTGGTCGGCCTGTACGACACGGATGGCACGTTGCATCAGGTGGGAGGCGTCTCGGCGTGGAGCAACGCACGGCGGCAGGAGCTCGTCGACGAGCTGGCTCCGCTCGTCGAGCGCGACGAGGAGGGCGAGGTCGTGCGCGGCGAGGGTGAGCGCTCGCGGTTCGCCGGCACGAAGGATGTCTCTTTCGTGCGACTGCGCCCCGAGCGGGTGCTCGAGGTGCGCTACGACCAGCTCGAGGGCCGGCGCTTCCGGCACACCGTGCAGTTCGAGCGCTGGCGGCCGGATCGAGAACCGCGCTCGTGCACGTACAGCCAATTGGATGCCGTGGCCGACTACGACCTCGCCGACGTGCTCGCGTAGGTGCCCGGCCAGGCGTGGCGTCACTCCGCGATGCGGTTGCCCTCGGCGTCCCAATTCTCCGCGACGCGCTTACTCGGCTGCACACGCGGCGGCTCGCCGGGCATCTTCGGGAACTCGGGCGGAAAGGGCAGTTCGCCCAGGCCCTTCTCGACATCGCGCTCCCACCACTCCAGCAGGGTGTCGATCCGCCCGGGCGACTCCTGCATCCGCGCCCACGGGTCGCCCGTGTCGGCCAGCCGCTGCGGCACGGTGCGCACCGTGAAACGGGTCGGATCGAGGTCGTCGAGCTCGTCCCACTCGACCGGCGTGGACACGGCGGCGTGCGGAAGAGCGCGCGGGCTGTACGCGCCGGCCATCGTGCGGTCACGGTTCGCCTGGTTGTAGTCGACGAAGATGCGCTCGCCGCGCTCCTCCTTCCACCAGTTCGTCGTGACGCGGTCGGGCATCCGTCGCTCCAGCTCGCGCCCCGCGGCGATGACGGCATGCCGCACGACGAGGAACTCGTGCTCGGGCACGATCGGGCAGAACACGTGCAGGCCGCGGTTGCCGCTCGTCTTCACGAACGGCTCCAACCCCGCCTCGCGGAGCACCGCGCGAAGCTCGTGCGCCGCGGCGACCGCTTCCTGGATGCCGGTGCCCGGCTGCGGGTCGAGATCGATGCGCAGCTCGACCGGATCGTCGGTGTCGGCCGCGAGCGAGGCCCACGGGTGGAAGACGACGGTGTTCATCTGCACGGCCCAGACGATCGCGGCGGGCTCGGTCAGCACGAGCTGCGGATGACTGCGACCGCTGTTGTACGTGACCTCGACGCTCTCGACGAAATCCGGCGTGCCCTTGGGCGGGTTCTTCGAGAAGAACGACTCCCCGCCGATCCCGACGCGGAAGCGCTCCAGCGAGACGGGGCGGTCACCGTTCGCGGCGAGGAAGGGCCCTGCGACCGCCTGCACGTACTCGGCGAGCTCTGCCTTCGTGATCGGCCCGCCCTCGGCATCCGGCCACACCGCGCGGTTCGGACTGGACAGGTCGACGCGGCGATCGCCGTCGGGGCCTGCGACGGTCAGCGTGACGCGCTCGGATGCCATGACTCGACCCTAGGCGTCGCCGGGGACACAGACCAGGGGCTGGGCACAAGCACACCGCCCGAGCGTCACCGCTCCAGCACGCGTTCGGCCTCCGCGGCCACGGCGGCGGTCACCGCATCCAGCAGCTCGGAGCGCAGATCCCACCTCTGCCAATGCAGCGGCACCCTGGCCGGCCGCCCGCCGAGGGGCACGAGGTCGTCGCCGTCGGCATCCACGACGCGCTGCAACGCCGGGAGCATGCCCCAGCCCATGCCGAGCCGCACGGCTTCGGCGAAGTCCGCGGAGCCGGGAACGTAGTGGCGCGGGACGCCGAGAGGATCCACGCCCTGCCCGCGCAGCCAGTCCTGCTGGAGCGCGTCGCGGCGATCGAAATCGATGAAGGGCGCATGCGCCAGCGCCTCGCGCGTCACACCCTCGGGGAACCAGTGCTCCACGAAGGCCTGCGTGGCCACGGCCTCGTACACGAGCACGCCGAGCGGGCGCACGACACACCCGGCGACGGGCTCGGCCTGCGACGTCACCGCCGCCATCACCACGCCGCTCTCGAGCAGCCGGGCGGTGTAGCTCTGATCTTCGCGATGCAGCTCCGCGTCGACGCCGTGCGTGCGGGAGAGCTCGGCCAACGGAGGCAGG is part of the Microbacterium pseudoresistens genome and harbors:
- a CDS encoding LysR family transcriptional regulator ArgP; amino-acid sequence: MRIDPELAETVAVILDEGSMDAAARVLHITPSAVSQRVKQLEQQLGRVLVVRGRPATSTPAGEAVARMARQLRLLQHDAAARLGVAADEGARLRIPLAVNADSMATWFLPPLAELSRTHGVDAELHREDQSYTARLLESGVVMAAVTSQAEPVAGCVVRPLGVLVYEAVATQAFVEHWFPEGVTREALAHAPFIDFDRRDALQQDWLRGQGVDPLGVPRHYVPGSADFAEAVRLGMGWGMLPALQRVVDADGDDLVPLGGRPARVPLHWQRWDLRSELLDAVTAAVAAEAERVLER
- a CDS encoding ATP-dependent DNA ligase gives rise to the protein MRYEIPAPMLAKAVSTVPDPDKTPGGLLYEPKWDGFRGLIAWDGEEVEIGSRGAKPLTRYFPELVEALPRILPGPCLLDGEIVVATGRSGAQRLDWEALSQRIHPAESRVQKLAVETPAMFIAFDLLALGDEDLRTRPFGKRRARLEDLLEDVEPPVHLTRATDDPSLAARWLAEFEGAGLDGVVAKPLADAYAPGKRALFKIKHARTADVVALGYRVHKSGSGVGSLLVGLYDTDGTLHQVGGVSAWSNARRQELVDELAPLVERDEEGEVVRGEGERSRFAGTKDVSFVRLRPERVLEVRYDQLEGRRFRHTVQFERWRPDREPRSCTYSQLDAVADYDLADVLA
- the ligD gene encoding non-homologous end-joining DNA ligase, with protein sequence MASERVTLTVAGPDGDRRVDLSSPNRAVWPDAEGGPITKAELAEYVQAVAGPFLAANGDRPVSLERFRVGIGGESFFSKNPPKGTPDFVESVEVTYNSGRSHPQLVLTEPAAIVWAVQMNTVVFHPWASLAADTDDPVELRIDLDPQPGTGIQEAVAAAHELRAVLREAGLEPFVKTSGNRGLHVFCPIVPEHEFLVVRHAVIAAGRELERRMPDRVTTNWWKEERGERIFVDYNQANRDRTMAGAYSPRALPHAAVSTPVEWDELDDLDPTRFTVRTVPQRLADTGDPWARMQESPGRIDTLLEWWERDVEKGLGELPFPPEFPKMPGEPPRVQPSKRVAENWDAEGNRIAE